From the Solanum pennellii chromosome 4, SPENNV200 genome, one window contains:
- the LOC107017226 gene encoding homeobox-leucine zipper protein HAT22-like translates to MMCNTRLSLSLGLSTTPPHQHNNKGKLSSYDDDNQELTLCLSTSSEFTNNYDNNNRINPQLLGGVNSSVSSFSNTSSVKRERDHASSFDEEVENLETKKVLIISPKGFVDHNDDDDYGTRKKLRLTKEQSDVLEDSFKEHTTLNSKQKRDLARRLSLRPRQVEVWFQNRRARTKLKQTEIDCEILRKCYEDLKDENRRLNKEIQDLKSLKKSQPFRVQLSAATLSMCPSCERTYGGAATDNSTKISFSIGDQKPHFYGIPSQIH, encoded by the exons atgatgtgcAACACAAGGCTTAGTTTGAGCTTAGGATTATCTACTACTCCTCCTCATCAACATAACAACAAGGGGAAATTATCAtcttatgatgatgataatcAAGAATTAACACTTTGTTTATCAACATCATCAGAGTTCACAAATAATTATGACAACAATAATAGGATTAATCCTCAATTATTAGGAGGAGTTAATTCAtcagtttcttcattttctaaCACAAGTAGTGTTAAAAGGGAGAGAGATCATGCTAGTAGTTTTGATGAAGAAGTAGAAAATTTGGAGactaaaaaagttttaattatttctcCAAAGGGATTTGTTGAtcataatgatgatgatgattatggtACCAGGAAGAAACTTAGACTTACTAAGGAGCAATCTGATGTTTTAGAAGATAGCTTCAAAGAGCATACTACTCTTAATTCT AAGCAAAAGAGAGATTTAGCAAGACGATTAAGCTTACGTCCTCGACAAGTGGAAGTATGGTTTCAAAATCGAAGAGCCAG GACAAAGCTGAAACAAACAGAAATAGACTGTGAAATTCTTCGAAAATGTTATGAAGACTTAAAAGACGAAAACAGAAGGCTAAATAAGGAAATACAAGACTTAAAATctttgaaaaaatcacaaccctttCGTGTTCAATTATCGGCTGCGACACTTAGTATGTGCCCGTCGTGCGAGAGGACTTACGGTGGCGCCGCCACCGAcaattcaaccaaaatttctttttccatCGGAGATCAAAAGCCTCACTTTTATGGTATTCCTTCACAAATCCATTAA